The Lutibacter profundi genome includes a region encoding these proteins:
- a CDS encoding beta-N-acetylhexosaminidase, whose product MMTLTKYLNTITIFFLVALLTSCKENPKMNLLNEVLLPKPVSVKPTGSSFELTRNTKILIKGDSKKLLENGKYLANLLKPATGFNLEVQTTSKKAISNSIYLVITTQESNYGDEGYSLNITEKHIIIKANTAKGIFRGVQTLRQIFPSEIEAADYQNRKWFIASGEIYDYPQFTYRGAMLDVTRHFFKKEDVKKYIDMIAMYKLNVLHLHLSDDQGWRIEIKSWPNLTTYGGSTEVGGGKGGFYTQEDYKEIVKYAQQRYITVIPEIDMPGHTNAALVSYPELNCDGKATKLYTGMKVGFSTLCTNKEITYRFVNDVIRELSEITPGPYIHIGGDESHSTKIEDYIPFINRVQEIVIANKKKVIGWDEIVSAALKPATIVQYWGRPKNALKGVSKNAKIILSPSDRTYLDMKYDSVTKLGLKWAGYVDIDKAYNWNPSTLISGITKKDILGIESPLWTETVTNMKELELMIFPRIIGHAEIGWTPDSLRVWDDYKIRLQKHAKRLKIMKINFYPSSLIDWDEKKEKM is encoded by the coding sequence ATGATGACCCTTACAAAGTATTTAAATACAATTACTATCTTTTTTCTAGTAGCATTATTAACGTCATGCAAAGAAAATCCTAAAATGAATCTTTTAAATGAAGTGCTATTGCCGAAACCTGTTTCTGTGAAGCCTACAGGAAGTTCTTTTGAATTGACAAGGAACACTAAAATTTTAATAAAAGGAGATTCAAAAAAATTACTAGAAAACGGAAAATATTTAGCAAATTTATTAAAACCAGCTACAGGTTTTAATTTAGAAGTACAAACAACTTCAAAAAAAGCAATTTCAAATAGTATTTATTTAGTAATTACAACGCAAGAATCTAATTATGGTGATGAAGGCTATTCTTTAAATATTACTGAAAAACATATAATTATAAAGGCAAATACTGCCAAAGGTATTTTTAGAGGAGTTCAAACACTTCGTCAAATTTTCCCTTCTGAAATTGAAGCAGCTGATTACCAAAACAGAAAGTGGTTTATTGCTTCTGGTGAAATTTACGACTACCCACAATTTACGTATAGAGGTGCTATGTTAGATGTAACTCGACATTTTTTTAAGAAGGAAGATGTAAAAAAATATATAGATATGATAGCAATGTACAAATTAAATGTACTTCATTTACACTTGTCTGATGATCAAGGATGGCGAATTGAAATTAAATCTTGGCCAAATTTAACAACTTATGGAGGCTCAACTGAAGTTGGAGGTGGTAAAGGCGGTTTTTATACACAAGAAGATTATAAAGAAATTGTAAAGTATGCACAGCAAAGATATATAACGGTTATTCCTGAGATTGATATGCCAGGACATACAAATGCCGCTTTAGTATCGTACCCAGAATTGAATTGCGATGGGAAAGCAACAAAACTATATACAGGAATGAAAGTTGGGTTTAGTACCTTATGTACCAATAAAGAAATTACCTATAGATTTGTAAATGATGTAATTAGAGAATTATCGGAAATAACACCAGGTCCGTATATTCATATTGGAGGAGATGAATCACATTCAACAAAAATTGAAGATTATATTCCTTTTATAAATAGAGTACAAGAAATAGTAATTGCTAATAAAAAAAAGGTAATAGGATGGGATGAAATTGTGAGTGCAGCTCTAAAACCAGCAACCATAGTTCAATATTGGGGAAGACCTAAAAATGCGTTAAAAGGTGTATCAAAAAATGCGAAAATTATTCTATCTCCAAGTGACAGAACTTATTTAGATATGAAATATGATTCTGTTACAAAACTTGGTTTGAAATGGGCAGGGTATGTTGATATTGATAAAGCATATAACTGGAATCCGTCAACCTTAATTTCAGGAATCACTAAAAAAGATATTTTAGGAATAGAATCACCATTGTGGACGGAAACCGTTACAAATATGAAGGAGCTAGAATTGATGATTTTTCCTCGAATTATTGGACACGCAGAAATTGGATGGACACCAGATTCTTTAAGAGTTTGGGACGATTATAAAATAAGATTACAAAAACATGCCAAGCGATTAAAAATAATGAAAATTAACTTTTATCCTTCATCATTGATTGATTGGGATGAAAAAAAGGAGAAAATGTAA
- a CDS encoding DeoR/GlpR family DNA-binding transcription regulator — translation MLKEERHHYILDKIKLSRKVLSADLSIELKVSEDTIRRDLNELSSKKLIKKVHGGALPIDNLASSYLERSNFNLEEKNIIAKKALSLIKDGQVIIMSGSTTNLQLAKIIPSDINATIYTYSLPIALELTKHPSIEIIFIGGKLYKPAQVTIGLDVVSFISQLRTDLCFMGTEGINVSSGMTEPNWEVSHIKKCMISASDKVIVLCTQNKINKIKRYAVAPIHKIDTIVTNIDPSDSIFNEFKEKGVKTL, via the coding sequence ATGCTAAAAGAAGAAAGACACCATTATATATTAGATAAGATTAAGTTAAGTAGAAAAGTCTTATCTGCCGATTTAAGTATTGAATTAAAAGTTTCTGAAGACACTATTCGAAGAGATTTAAACGAGCTATCTTCCAAAAAGTTAATTAAGAAAGTCCACGGAGGAGCATTGCCAATTGATAACCTAGCTTCATCATATTTAGAAAGAAGTAATTTTAACTTAGAAGAAAAAAATATCATTGCAAAAAAAGCTTTAAGCTTAATAAAGGACGGTCAAGTTATTATTATGAGTGGAAGCACCACCAACCTACAATTGGCAAAAATTATACCTTCAGATATTAATGCTACCATTTACACCTATAGCCTACCTATTGCTCTTGAGTTAACCAAACACCCCTCAATTGAAATTATATTTATTGGAGGGAAATTATACAAACCCGCACAAGTTACTATTGGCTTAGATGTGGTATCTTTTATATCTCAATTAAGAACAGATTTATGTTTTATGGGTACTGAAGGCATTAATGTTTCAAGCGGAATGACAGAACCTAACTGGGAAGTTTCTCACATAAAAAAGTGTATGATTTCTGCCAGTGATAAAGTTATTGTGCTTTGTACCCAAAATAAAATAAATAAAATTAAACGATATGCAGTAGCTCCTATTCATAAAATAGACACTATTGTCACTAATATTGATCCTTCCGATTCAATTTTTAATGAATTTAAAGAAAAAGGTGTCAAAACCCTTTGA
- a CDS encoding MgtC/SapB family protein: MDFFKSIPQDFINFFLVTIFSLLIGLEQRKIHEKQKNEVLFGTDRTFALVGILGFVLYTLNPITYIPFLTGFVTLTILLAIFYNYKLMKTSLAGFTSIIAVLLTYTITPIIYTQPHWMVLSIIVGILILLEIKEDLFKISQKISNTEFITLAKFIIIAGIILPILPNEPIFSFISISPYKFWLAIVAVSTISYISYLLQKYVFQNAGLLLTGILGGMYSSTATTIVLARKSKDGSSASKIVASILFATAMMYIRLFVLAFIFNKTVAQSLVYFFIPLTFFSILLALFFNSKDNVNEVNQKQITYKNPLEFKTAFIFGLLFVVFAMVTDLVLKYYGNSGVKILSVIVGVTDIDPFILNLFQTKNNSLTITLIVQATILATISNALIKMGYALFFGNKKIASKIIFGFLAIIFFSILLLLIVRV; this comes from the coding sequence ATGGATTTTTTTAAAAGCATACCTCAAGATTTTATCAATTTTTTTTTAGTCACTATTTTTTCTCTTCTAATAGGTTTGGAACAGAGAAAAATTCACGAAAAACAAAAAAATGAAGTCTTATTTGGTACAGATAGAACTTTCGCTCTCGTTGGTATTTTAGGTTTTGTACTATATACTTTAAACCCTATTACATATATTCCCTTTTTAACTGGATTTGTAACATTAACTATTCTATTAGCTATTTTTTATAATTATAAACTAATGAAAACGTCCTTAGCCGGATTTACTTCAATAATTGCAGTGCTTTTAACTTATACCATTACACCTATAATTTATACTCAACCTCATTGGATGGTTTTATCCATAATTGTTGGAATTCTAATTTTGTTAGAAATTAAAGAAGATTTGTTTAAAATTTCACAAAAGATAAGTAATACTGAGTTTATTACACTTGCAAAATTTATTATAATTGCAGGAATTATTCTACCAATACTTCCAAATGAACCCATTTTTTCTTTTATTAGTATATCACCCTACAAATTTTGGTTAGCAATTGTTGCTGTTTCAACTATATCATATATTAGTTATTTATTGCAAAAATATGTATTTCAAAATGCAGGATTATTACTAACAGGTATTTTAGGTGGAATGTACAGTAGCACTGCAACTACAATAGTTCTTGCTCGAAAAAGTAAAGACGGTTCTTCTGCATCTAAAATTGTTGCCAGTATTTTATTTGCAACTGCCATGATGTATATTCGCTTATTCGTTTTGGCCTTTATTTTTAATAAAACAGTAGCGCAATCTCTAGTGTATTTTTTTATTCCATTAACCTTTTTTAGTATTCTTTTAGCTTTATTTTTCAACTCTAAAGACAATGTTAATGAAGTTAACCAAAAGCAAATAACTTACAAAAACCCTTTAGAATTTAAAACTGCTTTTATATTTGGGTTATTATTTGTTGTTTTTGCAATGGTTACAGATTTAGTACTTAAATATTACGGAAATTCTGGTGTAAAAATACTATCCGTAATTGTTGGAGTTACCGATATTGATCCGTTTATATTAAATTTATTTCAAACAAAAAATAATTCACTTACAATCACTTTAATTGTTCAAGCAACAATATTGGCTACCATAAGCAATGCTTTAATTAAGATGGGATATGCACTGTTTTTTGGAAATAAGAAAATAGCGTCTAAAATTATTTTTGGGTTTTTAGCTATTATTTTTTTTAGTATCCTTTTATTACTAATAGTTCGGGTTTAA
- the kdsA gene encoding 3-deoxy-8-phosphooctulonate synthase codes for MNLNLIPNIKHTDSNNFFLLAGPCAIEGEEMALHIAEHILKVTDKLKIPFIFKGSFKKANRSRIDSFTGIGDEKALKILKKVTTTFNIPTVTDIHNVTDAAKAAEYVDVLQIPAFLVRQTDLVVAAAKTGKVVNLKKGQFMSPSAMKHAVQKVKDSGNEKVWITDRGTMFGYQDMIVDYRGIPEMQQFAPTILDITHSLQQPNQNSGVTGGKPELIETIARAGVAVGVDGLFLETHFNPSIAKSDGANMLNLKYLENLLSNLVAIKKTINTL; via the coding sequence ATGAATTTAAACCTAATTCCCAACATAAAACATACGGATAGCAATAACTTTTTTTTATTAGCAGGCCCTTGTGCCATTGAAGGTGAAGAAATGGCCTTACATATTGCTGAACATATTTTAAAAGTGACTGATAAACTAAAAATACCATTTATTTTTAAGGGAAGTTTTAAAAAAGCCAATCGTTCTAGAATTGATAGTTTTACAGGTATTGGAGATGAAAAAGCATTGAAAATTTTAAAAAAAGTTACTACAACTTTTAATATCCCAACAGTAACTGATATACATAATGTTACTGACGCTGCAAAAGCTGCTGAATATGTAGATGTATTACAAATACCTGCTTTTTTAGTTCGTCAAACAGATTTAGTTGTTGCTGCTGCAAAAACTGGGAAAGTTGTAAATTTAAAAAAAGGACAGTTTATGAGTCCTTCTGCTATGAAACATGCGGTGCAAAAAGTAAAAGATAGTGGTAATGAAAAAGTTTGGATTACCGATAGAGGAACAATGTTTGGCTACCAAGATATGATTGTTGATTATAGAGGGATTCCCGAAATGCAACAATTTGCTCCAACTATTTTAGATATTACACACTCATTACAACAACCAAATCAAAATAGTGGTGTTACAGGTGGTAAACCTGAATTAATAGAAACTATAGCCAGAGCAGGTGTTGCTGTTGGCGTTGACGGGTTGTTTTTAGAAACTCATTTTAATCCTTCAATAGCAAAAAGTGATGGCGCAAACATGCTAAACCTTAAATATTTAGAAAACTTATTAAGTAACTTAGTTGCTATTAAAAAAACTATAAATACACTATAA
- the nagB gene encoding glucosamine-6-phosphate deaminase encodes MKDTQQAYLKNIKYQEAGKFEDTRFEKIHNVIFSNSNIGSKTVALEIADLILRKQKEGKKCVLGLATGSSPIKVYEELVRMHKEEGLSFSNVITFNLDEYYPMDKSNIQSYFYFMHEHLFNHVDILPENVHIPNGTVKSNELHQYCIAYEKMIEDNGGIDLQLLGIGRTGHIGFNEPGSHFNSETRSITLDYITRADAASAFLGIDNVPKKAITMGIRTVRKAKRIILLAWGHNKSLVIKKTIEGEVSSKVPATYLQHHKNTTFVLDEEAASELTRINTPWLVGPCIWDDKLSSKAIIWLCQKTGKSILKLIDEDYNDNGMSSLLAEEGSSYDLNIKMFNKVQHTITGWPGGKPNADDTSRPERAIPTKKRVLIFSPHPDDDVISMGGTFDRLVTQGHEVHIAYQTSGNIAVSDYEALKFAEVSKEMSCKKDDTFISTLIEQIKSKKENVIDTIEVRKLKGLIRKRESLAATRYLGVPDKNVHFLNLPFYETGGIKKNPLGKEDIKIMCKIIEDIKPHQIYAAGDLADPHGTHRVSLNALFESLAILKSKSFMNNCWVWLYKGAWQEWEIHEIDMAVPMSPDQVLKKRKAIFFHQSQKDGVMFQGSDIREFWMRAEDRNTKTAEKYKELGLADYAAIEAFVRWHF; translated from the coding sequence ATGAAAGATACTCAACAGGCTTATCTAAAAAATATAAAATACCAAGAAGCGGGTAAATTTGAAGATACTAGATTTGAAAAAATACATAATGTAATTTTTTCAAACTCTAATATTGGATCTAAAACTGTTGCTCTGGAAATAGCTGATTTGATTTTACGCAAACAAAAAGAAGGGAAAAAATGCGTATTGGGTTTGGCAACTGGATCATCTCCTATAAAAGTTTATGAAGAGTTAGTTAGGATGCATAAAGAAGAGGGCTTAAGTTTTTCAAATGTTATTACCTTTAATTTAGACGAATATTATCCAATGGATAAAAGTAATATTCAGAGTTATTTTTATTTTATGCACGAGCATTTGTTTAATCATGTTGATATATTGCCTGAAAATGTACACATACCAAATGGTACAGTTAAAAGTAATGAATTACACCAATATTGTATTGCGTACGAAAAAATGATTGAAGATAATGGAGGTATCGATTTACAATTGTTAGGAATAGGGAGAACAGGGCATATTGGTTTTAATGAACCAGGCTCTCATTTTAATTCTGAAACAAGAAGTATTACGTTAGATTATATAACAAGAGCTGATGCTGCATCTGCTTTTTTAGGAATAGATAATGTTCCAAAGAAAGCAATAACAATGGGTATAAGAACTGTTAGAAAAGCTAAAAGAATTATTTTGTTAGCTTGGGGGCATAACAAATCTTTGGTAATAAAAAAGACAATTGAAGGCGAAGTGTCGTCAAAAGTACCAGCAACGTATTTACAGCATCATAAAAACACAACATTTGTATTGGATGAAGAGGCTGCTTCAGAATTAACAAGAATAAATACTCCTTGGTTAGTTGGGCCATGTATTTGGGATGATAAATTGAGTAGTAAAGCAATTATTTGGCTGTGTCAAAAAACAGGAAAATCAATTCTGAAATTAATAGATGAAGATTACAATGATAATGGAATGTCTAGTTTATTGGCAGAAGAAGGTTCATCATACGACTTAAACATTAAAATGTTCAATAAAGTACAGCATACCATTACGGGTTGGCCGGGAGGTAAACCAAATGCTGATGATACTTCAAGACCTGAAAGAGCAATTCCAACTAAAAAGAGAGTTTTAATTTTTAGTCCACATCCAGATGATGATGTAATATCAATGGGGGGTACTTTTGATAGATTAGTGACTCAAGGACACGAAGTTCATATAGCGTATCAAACTTCTGGAAATATAGCTGTTTCTGATTATGAAGCTTTGAAATTTGCAGAAGTATCAAAAGAAATGAGTTGTAAAAAAGATGACACTTTTATTTCAACTCTCATTGAGCAAATAAAATCTAAAAAAGAAAATGTAATTGATACTATTGAAGTTAGAAAACTTAAGGGGTTGATAAGAAAAAGAGAATCTTTAGCTGCTACAAGATATTTAGGTGTGCCTGATAAAAACGTACACTTTTTAAATTTACCTTTTTATGAAACGGGAGGCATCAAAAAAAATCCGTTAGGAAAAGAAGATATTAAAATAATGTGTAAAATTATTGAAGATATCAAACCACATCAAATATATGCGGCAGGTGATTTAGCTGATCCACATGGAACACATAGAGTGAGTTTAAATGCGCTTTTTGAATCTTTAGCAATACTAAAATCAAAATCGTTTATGAATAACTGTTGGGTATGGTTATACAAAGGAGCTTGGCAGGAATGGGAAATTCACGAAATTGATATGGCTGTACCAATGAGCCCAGATCAAGTGTTAAAGAAAAGAAAAGCCATATTCTTTCATCAATCACAAAAAGATGGTGTGATGTTTCAAGGTAGTGACATTAGAGAGTTTTGGATGCGTGCTGAAGATAGAAATACAAAAACGGCAGAAAAATATAAAGAATTAGGTTTGGCTGATTATGCTGCAATAGAAGCATTTGTGAGGTGGCATTTTTAA
- a CDS encoding NAD(P)-dependent oxidoreductase has translation MKIGIIKERKNPPDKRVVLSPEKCKELLLKYPKLEIKVESSDSRFFSDEAYKKEGIEVVNDVSDCDVLLGVKEVPIENLIPNKKYFFFSHTIKKQAYNRKLLRAILNKNIELYDHETITNEKGIRLVAFGRYAGIVGAYNGFRTYGLKFELYNLPKAEVLHDQKMLISELKKLQLPNIKIVLTGKGRVSNGAKEMLDGMGMKEVSVEEFLTQTFNEPVYVQIDVLDYNKRKDGKIINEEDFFKNPQDYKGDFMRFAKVADMYIACHFFGVGSPYIFTREDAKSANFNIKVVADISCDIDGPVASTIRPSTIAEPNYGYNPKTEEEVDFKDENAIAVMAVDNLPCELPKDASEGFGISFAKYVIPAFFNNDKDGVLERAKMTENGKLTQRFSYLQDFVDGE, from the coding sequence ATGAAGATAGGAATTATTAAGGAAAGGAAAAATCCTCCAGATAAAAGAGTTGTATTATCTCCAGAAAAATGTAAAGAATTACTTCTTAAATATCCAAAATTAGAAATTAAAGTTGAAAGTTCTGACAGTCGTTTTTTTTCTGATGAAGCCTATAAAAAAGAAGGAATAGAAGTTGTGAATGATGTGTCAGATTGCGATGTTCTATTGGGGGTAAAAGAAGTTCCGATTGAAAACCTGATACCTAATAAAAAATATTTTTTCTTTTCCCACACTATAAAAAAGCAAGCATATAATAGAAAATTATTAAGAGCTATTTTAAATAAAAACATTGAATTGTATGACCATGAGACCATAACAAATGAAAAAGGTATACGATTGGTTGCTTTTGGAAGATATGCCGGTATTGTTGGTGCTTACAACGGATTTAGAACCTATGGTTTGAAATTTGAGTTGTATAATTTACCAAAGGCTGAGGTGTTACACGATCAAAAAATGTTGATTAGTGAATTGAAAAAACTACAACTTCCAAACATTAAAATTGTTTTAACAGGAAAAGGTAGGGTTAGTAATGGCGCTAAAGAAATGTTAGATGGAATGGGGATGAAAGAAGTTTCAGTTGAAGAATTTTTGACACAAACTTTTAATGAGCCTGTATATGTACAGATTGATGTGTTAGATTATAACAAAAGAAAAGATGGTAAGATTATTAATGAAGAAGATTTCTTTAAGAACCCTCAAGACTATAAAGGAGACTTCATGCGTTTTGCCAAAGTGGCCGATATGTATATTGCTTGTCACTTTTTTGGTGTTGGATCTCCGTATATATTTACACGTGAAGATGCTAAATCTGCTAATTTTAATATAAAAGTGGTAGCAGATATAAGTTGTGATATTGATGGACCCGTTGCATCTACTATAAGACCTTCAACAATTGCTGAGCCAAATTATGGCTACAATCCTAAAACTGAAGAAGAAGTAGATTTTAAAGATGAAAATGCAATTGCTGTTATGGCGGTTGATAATTTACCGTGTGAACTTCCTAAAGATGCTTCTGAAGGGTTTGGAATTAGTTTTGCCAAATATGTTATTCCTGCTTTTTTCAACAATGATAAAGATGGTGTTTTGGAAAGAGCCAAAATGACAGAAAATGGGAAATTAACTCAAAGGTTTAGTTATTTACAAGATTTTGTTGATGGAGAATAA
- a CDS encoding DUF1801 domain-containing protein: protein MSPVEQHILNQEEPYQEIMLYVRSVIFKTLPHIKEKYKYKVPYYEYNNKPMLYLNILKGRNYVDVAFVQGILLEKKHVQLKNNNNRKQVRSLQVKKIEDFDEFQFVELLKDATVFLDNSRRAWVI, encoded by the coding sequence ATGAGCCCAGTTGAACAACATATTTTAAATCAAGAAGAACCATATCAAGAGATTATGTTGTATGTGCGTAGCGTAATTTTTAAAACACTACCACATATTAAAGAAAAGTATAAATATAAAGTTCCCTATTATGAGTATAACAATAAGCCAATGTTGTACCTAAATATTTTAAAAGGAAGAAATTACGTTGATGTGGCTTTTGTGCAGGGTATTTTGTTAGAAAAAAAACATGTTCAACTTAAAAATAATAATAATCGTAAACAAGTTCGTTCTCTTCAGGTTAAAAAAATAGAAGATTTTGATGAATTTCAATTTGTTGAATTATTAAAAGATGCAACAGTATTTTTAGATAATAGTAGAAGAGCTTGGGTAATTTAA
- a CDS encoding DUF3820 family protein, whose protein sequence is MENNQQHLLEKLANTKMPYGKYKGKYLIDLPEHYIVWYHNKGFPSGKFGEMLHLVYEIQLNGLEGLVRKLRE, encoded by the coding sequence ATGGAGAATAACCAACAGCATTTGTTAGAAAAATTGGCAAACACCAAAATGCCTTATGGGAAATATAAAGGGAAGTATTTAATAGATTTGCCTGAACATTACATTGTATGGTACCATAATAAAGGGTTTCCCTCTGGAAAATTTGGAGAAATGCTACATTTAGTTTATGAAATACAGTTGAATGGATTGGAAGGTTTGGTTCGTAAATTAAGAGAATAA
- a CDS encoding adenosylcobalamin-dependent ribonucleoside-diphosphate reductase yields MAEQLIFSKIFTYKEVLESSLAYFNGDELAATTWINKYAMKNKKGEFLEATPHDMHQRMAVEFARIEKKYFGKEKSTEGLSAYGKKREFLSEEAILEMFKDFKYIIPQGSVMSSLGNNNTIASLSNCVVVPPVYDSYGGIFYTDQQLAQLFKRRCGVGVDLSNLRPNGASVSNAAGSTTGAVSFMNRFSNTTREVAQNGRRGALMLTMDIAHPDIEDFVTVKQDLSKITGANISLRLSDEFMIAVVNDDDFTLRWPIDSKTPQYTKTIKAKELWNTIIKSAHNTAEPGLIFWDRQHFYSTSSIYPGFKNSSTNPCSEIAMQGGDSCRLIAINLYSFVENPFTEKAKFNFKKLYKIAYESQRLMDDLVDLELEAVDKIFNKIMHDKEPLNIKQVEIDTWKLLYKTGKQGRRTGLGFTALADTMAALGEKFDTNEAIAVVDEIMKTKFKAEFDCSIDMAITRGKFEAFNPEIENFSEFVQMIEKEFPSIYKRMMKYGRRNISISTVAPTGSLSMLAQTSSGIEPVFLLSYKRRRKVNQDDDNAKIAYVDDLGDAYEEFEVYHPKLKKWMEVTGKTDYKESPYNGATAPEIDWVKRIEMQALVQKYTTHSISSTINLASDVSVETVGDIYIESWKKGLKGITVYRDGSRSGILVANDDKKESKKEDCYADTKFPKRPKKIEAKVVRFQNDYDKWVAVVGLINNRPYEVFTGKMEDAFILPTWLEKGWVIKNRDENGISRYDFQFLDKQGYKVTLEGLSRTFDKEYWNYAKLISGVLRHGMPIPYVVDLINNLNMYDENINTWKNGIARTLKQFVTDGTQAVDKKCPECGDPEGLIYEEGCLKCKNCGHSKCG; encoded by the coding sequence ATGGCAGAACAACTAATCTTTTCAAAAATATTTACATATAAAGAGGTGCTAGAGAGTTCTTTAGCTTATTTTAATGGCGATGAGCTTGCCGCAACTACTTGGATTAACAAGTATGCGATGAAGAATAAGAAGGGTGAATTTTTAGAAGCCACTCCTCATGATATGCATCAAAGAATGGCAGTTGAATTTGCCCGCATTGAAAAAAAATATTTTGGAAAAGAAAAGAGTACAGAAGGTTTATCTGCTTATGGTAAAAAACGTGAATTCTTATCAGAAGAAGCCATTTTAGAGATGTTTAAAGATTTTAAATATATAATACCTCAAGGAAGTGTAATGTCATCTTTAGGTAATAATAATACAATTGCTTCTTTGTCAAATTGTGTTGTAGTACCTCCAGTATACGATTCTTATGGGGGAATTTTTTATACAGACCAGCAACTAGCACAACTATTTAAACGTCGTTGTGGAGTAGGTGTTGATTTGTCAAATTTAAGACCAAATGGAGCATCAGTTTCAAATGCTGCAGGAAGTACTACTGGAGCTGTTTCATTTATGAATCGTTTTTCAAATACCACCAGAGAAGTTGCTCAAAATGGTAGGAGAGGGGCATTGATGTTAACAATGGATATTGCACATCCTGATATTGAAGATTTTGTGACTGTAAAACAAGATTTATCTAAAATTACAGGAGCCAATATATCGCTTCGTTTATCAGATGAATTTATGATTGCTGTTGTAAATGATGATGATTTTACCTTACGTTGGCCAATTGATAGTAAAACCCCTCAATATACTAAAACAATTAAAGCAAAAGAATTGTGGAATACCATAATTAAAAGTGCTCATAACACCGCAGAACCGGGTTTGATATTTTGGGATCGTCAGCATTTTTATTCAACGTCATCAATATATCCCGGATTTAAAAATAGCTCTACAAATCCTTGTTCAGAAATAGCAATGCAAGGAGGAGATAGTTGTCGCCTAATAGCAATTAATTTATATAGTTTTGTTGAAAACCCCTTTACTGAAAAAGCCAAATTCAATTTTAAAAAATTATATAAAATAGCCTATGAATCACAACGATTGATGGATGATTTAGTTGATTTAGAATTGGAAGCTGTTGATAAGATTTTTAATAAAATAATGCACGATAAAGAACCTCTTAATATTAAACAGGTTGAAATTGATACTTGGAAATTATTATATAAAACAGGTAAACAAGGTAGAAGAACAGGTTTAGGCTTTACAGCTTTGGCCGATACAATGGCTGCTTTAGGTGAGAAATTTGACACAAATGAAGCCATTGCAGTTGTTGATGAAATAATGAAAACCAAATTTAAAGCTGAATTTGATTGCAGTATTGATATGGCAATAACTCGTGGAAAATTTGAAGCATTCAATCCTGAAATTGAAAATTTTTCTGAGTTTGTGCAAATGATTGAAAAAGAATTCCCTTCAATTTATAAAAGAATGATGAAATATGGCAGAAGAAATATTTCAATTAGTACCGTTGCTCCAACTGGAAGCTTAAGTATGTTGGCACAAACATCATCAGGAATTGAACCTGTTTTCCTGTTGTCTTATAAAAGAAGAAGGAAGGTAAATCAAGATGATGATAATGCCAAAATAGCGTATGTAGATGATTTAGGAGATGCTTATGAAGAGTTTGAGGTTTACCACCCTAAGTTAAAAAAATGGATGGAAGTAACAGGTAAAACGGATTATAAAGAAAGCCCTTATAACGGTGCAACTGCGCCAGAGATAGATTGGGTGAAAAGAATTGAAATGCAGGCATTAGTTCAAAAATATACTACACACTCAATTAGTTCTACAATTAATTTAGCTTCAGATGTTTCTGTAGAAACAGTAGGAGATATTTATATAGAATCTTGGAAAAAAGGATTGAAAGGAATTACAGTTTATAGAGACGGTTCACGTAGTGGTATTTTGGTTGCTAACGATGATAAAAAGGAATCAAAAAAAGAGGATTGTTATGCCGATACCAAATTTCCTAAGCGACCTAAAAAAATAGAGGCTAAGGTAGTGAGATTTCAAAATGATTATGATAAATGGGTAGCTGTTGTTGGATTGATAAATAATAGACCTTATGAAGTATTTACAGGAAAAATGGAAGACGCATTTATTTTACCAACTTGGTTAGAAAAAGGATGGGTTATAAAAAATAGAGATGAAAACGGAATATCTCGTTACGATTTTCAATTTTTAGATAAGCAGGGATATAAGGTAACTTTAGAGGGGTTATCACGAACTTTTGATAAAGAATATTGGAATTACGCCAAACTAATTTCAGGAGTACTACGTCATGGAATGCCAATACCTTATGTGGTAGATTTGATTAACAATCTGAATATGTATGATGAAAACATTAATACTTGGAAAAATGGTATTGCACGTACACTTAAACAATTTGTGACAGATGGTACCCAAGCTGTTGATAAAAAATGCCCTGAATGTGGAGATCCGGAAGGTTTAATTTACGAAGAGGGTTGTTTAAAGTGTAAAAATTGTGGGCACTCTAAATGCGGATAA